A genomic region of Ktedonobacteraceae bacterium contains the following coding sequences:
- a CDS encoding aminotransferase class V-fold PLP-dependent enzyme: MPDLTHLQSIRQEMPATTSHIYLNTGTFGPLPTCVISAMQERIDSEWRNGRLGAAAFESMGKIYAEARTRVASLLNAHEGEIALTDNTGEGLNIISYGIDWHAGDEVITTNHEHMSLLAPLYQLRDRAGVVIRFADLGPNTDRPILEAITDLITPRTRLISISHVTWTTGAVLDIREVARTGHELGIPVLIDGAQSAGAIPLDVKALGIDFYAIPMQKWLCGPDGTGALYVRKESLHYVRPTYVGYWSIKHEEGIEWELLENAQCFEVGGRQTAALAGQAAVLNWLEKTVGYDWLYERISSLNTYACNALKSLPGITILTPKPGASGLLSFKLDGRNTTEVVQYLSQEHNIYIRNIPTMDSLRISTGFYNKEDEIDMLVEALKHIKS; the protein is encoded by the coding sequence TTGCCGGACCTCACACATTTACAGTCTATTCGCCAGGAAATGCCTGCCACCACATCTCATATCTACCTGAACACGGGCACATTCGGCCCTTTGCCCACGTGCGTTATTTCTGCTATGCAGGAACGTATAGATAGCGAATGGCGCAATGGCCGTTTAGGAGCAGCCGCATTCGAGTCGATGGGAAAAATTTACGCCGAGGCCCGCACACGTGTAGCCAGTCTGCTCAACGCTCACGAGGGCGAGATCGCTCTGACCGACAACACCGGCGAGGGCCTGAATATCATCAGCTATGGTATTGATTGGCATGCTGGAGATGAGGTTATTACCACTAATCACGAGCATATGAGTCTGCTTGCCCCGCTCTACCAGCTTCGTGATCGTGCAGGAGTCGTGATACGTTTTGCCGACCTGGGGCCGAATACTGACCGTCCCATTCTTGAAGCCATTACTGACTTGATAACGCCGCGCACGCGCCTGATCTCCATTTCTCATGTTACCTGGACGACCGGGGCCGTTCTCGATATTCGCGAAGTCGCACGCACCGGCCACGAACTGGGCATTCCTGTGCTAATCGATGGCGCGCAATCGGCAGGCGCAATACCGCTCGATGTGAAAGCGCTCGGTATCGATTTCTACGCCATCCCTATGCAAAAGTGGCTTTGTGGACCCGACGGCACAGGCGCGTTATACGTGCGCAAAGAATCGCTTCACTATGTCAGACCCACTTATGTTGGCTACTGGTCGATCAAACACGAAGAAGGCATTGAATGGGAGCTGCTTGAGAACGCGCAATGCTTTGAGGTCGGCGGGCGCCAGACAGCAGCACTGGCTGGTCAGGCTGCCGTCCTGAACTGGCTTGAGAAGACCGTCGGTTACGACTGGCTCTACGAACGTATTTCATCGCTCAACACCTATGCCTGCAACGCGCTTAAATCATTGCCTGGCATTACTATTCTGACTCCAAAGCCCGGTGCAAGCGGCCTGCTCTCCTTCAAACTGGATGGTCGCAATACTACTGAGGTCGTGCAATACCTGAGCCAGGAACACAATATTTATATTCGCAACATTCCGACGATGGATTCACTGCGGATATCGACGGGGTTTTATAATAAGGAGGATGAGATAGATATGCTGGTGGAGGCGCTGAAACATATAAAGTCATGA
- the thyX gene encoding FAD-dependent thymidylate synthase: MSVIMPETLFRDLSGKEDAGFATIHSPIQHSPGGIAYLLKPGVVMLARPHVYPAGLQGFLAGFDESLHFSEYLDDPTPLPDGAQLCKIAGQLCYMSFGRGRTFNVNAERYFNNLKSSGHGSVFEHANYSLLLYGISRSVTHELVRHRAGLGFSQLSQRYVSGRMLRFVERPEYQGDEELHAQFLERIERAAGEYATLTNRLLEMQQAGTKILSAEVRTDLRKKVQQTARSILPNETEAPIVVTGNARAWRHIIEMRASAHAETEIRELAVRAFLCLYQADPVLFGDYTLEEISDGTYTVKTDFEKV; encoded by the coding sequence ATGTCTGTAATCATGCCTGAAACACTCTTCCGCGATCTCAGCGGCAAAGAGGATGCAGGATTCGCCACAATTCATTCCCCTATACAGCATTCACCTGGCGGTATTGCGTACCTTCTGAAACCAGGGGTAGTGATGCTGGCGCGTCCACACGTTTATCCGGCAGGATTGCAAGGGTTCCTCGCGGGCTTCGACGAATCGCTCCATTTTAGCGAGTACCTGGACGACCCGACACCCTTGCCGGACGGCGCGCAATTGTGCAAAATCGCCGGCCAGCTTTGCTATATGAGCTTCGGTCGCGGTCGAACATTTAATGTTAACGCGGAACGTTACTTCAACAACCTCAAGTCTTCAGGGCACGGCTCGGTCTTTGAACATGCTAACTATAGCCTCCTGTTGTATGGAATCTCGCGCAGCGTCACACACGAACTGGTACGACATCGTGCTGGACTCGGATTTTCCCAGCTGAGCCAGCGCTACGTATCCGGTCGCATGCTACGCTTCGTCGAGCGTCCCGAATACCAGGGTGATGAGGAGCTGCACGCGCAATTTCTAGAGCGCATCGAACGTGCCGCCGGTGAGTATGCGACTCTAACCAATCGCTTATTGGAGATGCAGCAGGCAGGAACAAAGATTCTGAGCGCCGAGGTCCGCACCGACCTGCGCAAAAAAGTGCAACAGACTGCCCGTTCGATCCTGCCCAACGAAACAGAGGCCCCCATCGTCGTCACCGGCAATGCCCGCGCCTGGCGACACATTATCGAGATGCGAGCCAGCGCACATGCCGAGACCGAGATTCGCGAACTGGCAGTTCGCGCCTTCCTCTGCCTCTATCAGGCCGATCCCGTTCTCTTTGGCGATTATACCCTGGAAGAAATTTCTGATGGCACTTACACCGTGAAAACGGATTTCGAAAAAGTGTAA
- the smc gene encoding chromosome segregation protein SMC: MYLKRLEMLGFKSFANKTTLEFSTGITAVVGPNGAGKSNVADAVRWVLGEQSMRQLRGKKSEDIIFAGGHGKAALGMAEVSLTLDNSSGWVPSEYSEITVTRRSYRSGENEYLINKQKVRLKDVVLLLAQARIGHDSYTVVGQGLIDAALSLRAEERRGLFEDAAGIRPFQVQRVDAENRLRQTEQNLDRLRDIVSEIEPRLGPLAEQARRAVEYRQLNNELQNVLLTWYALQWRRLRTTREHSESAEQEQALKVRQVEQALQAVEQQKDALRARKQSAQNAIIEARRERGEANEVVQRIERELAVSEERIASLERQQSEQQQEERRLRERLIVAQQQVIDLEEQCDLADEAVDTDAASLATLEAQVAKAQKEYEMDERRLRSAQSELIQVQARLGASQSDLGRQQKHLGERNRTLAARRDSIAQTQQSLRALETRLLDERAHLTTARNEEQQFVQRKSALARTLADAQQELERLKSTLAEADRQRRTVSDRLNMLKNWRTSLSGYSDGVRALLRPPSANISGIIGPVPQLGVATAGLEAALEAALGPYLQAVVVATFADARSCLNYLQSSKAGKAMIVWLSQNEKQREGEETSDAASQQVGLEEERLHRFLEGIPALRDRVIGYAWRSIQSEARYTQLFRTMLCGTVIVHDLETARTVLDALLLVRGTANDPHIEKLVTRNGEVLHRDGWLAGGSTKDAGQQGLLAYERELHELPEQLEKHVTLVNQINDMISEVQRSQEVRRVEQNALEKQLQKVTARIGELNKAVGNTQREQERLQTELQLSTSIEQQLAAELAGLEQEVQAATERVRAHEKSQRELAGLVEELQAEVEERTQAYRYQQDELGKARTALALKRQEAKALRQQLATQQAQVQDLKTQVEQRVSRVKQAEEQKQALQQAIALNRAELEQAREQVLLLSEALHVAEEQANKIDEQILSLEQESLQLRHTMNELEVAYRRCLLESQKARDAVEALLEQLREEMGISDPGELPRYTATQTESGLNGVDSPEDDLEVSSIEVGVLSEEDEAQLRKLRRRVDNLRARLKALGGSDPDAPQQYEETRTRYEFLSTQIADMDQAAQHLRSIISQLDAMMARQFEVTFAAVNARFREHFTTLFNGGTARLELISARNEDEDGAAPNAMPAGVEVIVQPPGKKVQDLSLLSGGERALVSAALLFALLEINPPPFCLLDEVDAALDESNVTRFCEILKRLARNTQFIVITHNRVTMMEAQVIYGVSMGGDSVSRLISMKLEDAVVAGDR; this comes from the coding sequence GTGTATCTCAAGCGCTTAGAAATGCTCGGCTTTAAGAGCTTTGCGAACAAAACCACGTTGGAGTTCAGTACGGGTATCACCGCGGTTGTGGGACCGAACGGTGCGGGGAAATCCAATGTCGCGGACGCGGTGCGCTGGGTACTGGGCGAACAGAGCATGCGCCAGCTACGTGGCAAGAAGAGTGAAGATATCATCTTTGCGGGCGGGCATGGAAAAGCCGCGCTTGGCATGGCCGAGGTTTCTCTGACGCTGGATAACAGTAGCGGTTGGGTGCCTTCCGAGTACAGCGAAATTACCGTCACCCGCCGCAGCTATCGTTCGGGTGAGAATGAATACCTCATCAATAAGCAGAAAGTGCGCCTCAAAGATGTCGTTTTGCTGCTGGCCCAGGCTCGTATCGGCCACGACTCTTATACGGTTGTTGGTCAAGGTTTGATTGATGCTGCGTTGAGCCTGCGTGCTGAGGAACGGCGCGGTTTGTTCGAAGACGCGGCTGGCATACGCCCCTTTCAAGTCCAGCGTGTCGATGCTGAGAATCGCCTGCGCCAGACCGAGCAAAATCTGGATAGGCTGCGCGACATCGTAAGCGAGATAGAGCCGCGCCTGGGACCTCTCGCTGAACAGGCACGCCGCGCCGTCGAGTACCGCCAGTTGAACAACGAGTTACAAAATGTGCTCCTCACCTGGTATGCCCTGCAATGGCGACGTTTGCGCACTACCAGAGAGCATTCTGAGAGCGCGGAACAAGAACAGGCGTTGAAAGTCCGGCAGGTCGAGCAGGCATTGCAGGCAGTGGAGCAACAGAAGGATGCCCTGCGAGCCAGGAAACAAAGCGCGCAGAATGCCATTATCGAGGCGCGTAGAGAACGCGGTGAGGCTAACGAAGTTGTCCAGCGTATAGAGCGCGAACTGGCGGTCAGCGAAGAGCGGATCGCCAGCCTGGAACGGCAGCAGAGCGAGCAACAGCAGGAGGAGCGGCGCCTGCGCGAACGCCTGATAGTCGCCCAGCAGCAGGTGATTGATCTTGAAGAACAATGTGACCTTGCCGATGAAGCCGTGGATACAGATGCAGCATCCTTGGCAACGCTGGAAGCGCAGGTGGCAAAGGCGCAAAAAGAATACGAGATGGATGAACGGCGACTGCGCAGTGCCCAGAGCGAACTCATCCAGGTTCAAGCCCGCCTGGGTGCCAGCCAGTCCGATCTTGGCAGGCAGCAGAAGCATCTTGGAGAACGCAATCGTACCCTGGCGGCGAGGCGCGATAGCATCGCGCAAACGCAGCAATCCCTGCGCGCCCTGGAAACACGCCTGCTCGATGAACGAGCTCATCTCACCACCGCCCGTAACGAGGAACAGCAGTTTGTTCAGCGCAAATCGGCGCTTGCTCGTACTCTTGCTGATGCACAGCAGGAACTCGAACGCTTGAAATCCACACTGGCCGAGGCGGATCGGCAGCGCCGGACCGTTTCAGATCGGCTCAATATGCTGAAAAACTGGCGCACGAGCCTGAGCGGATATAGCGACGGCGTGCGCGCTCTACTACGCCCGCCATCCGCTAACATCTCTGGAATAATTGGTCCGGTTCCCCAACTTGGAGTTGCAACCGCTGGATTGGAAGCTGCATTAGAAGCCGCGCTGGGGCCATATTTGCAGGCAGTAGTGGTTGCGACCTTCGCAGATGCCCGTTCGTGCCTGAATTATTTGCAGTCTTCAAAGGCGGGGAAGGCGATGATCGTGTGGCTATCCCAGAATGAAAAGCAACGAGAGGGCGAAGAGACCTCAGATGCCGCAAGCCAGCAGGTAGGGTTGGAAGAAGAGAGATTACATCGGTTTCTCGAAGGTATACCTGCGTTGAGAGATCGGGTGATTGGTTATGCCTGGCGCTCTATCCAGAGCGAAGCCCGCTATACACAGTTATTTCGCACGATGCTATGTGGCACAGTCATCGTGCATGATCTGGAAACTGCGCGTACTGTACTTGATGCACTGCTGCTCGTGCGAGGAACTGCCAATGATCCCCACATCGAAAAGCTGGTAACGAGAAATGGTGAGGTGCTCCATAGAGATGGCTGGCTGGCTGGAGGAAGCACTAAAGATGCTGGGCAGCAAGGTTTGCTTGCATATGAACGTGAATTACACGAGTTGCCGGAACAGCTTGAAAAACATGTGACCCTGGTTAACCAGATAAACGACATGATCAGCGAGGTGCAGCGCAGCCAGGAGGTACGGCGTGTCGAGCAGAATGCACTCGAGAAACAGTTGCAGAAAGTAACTGCTCGCATCGGTGAATTGAATAAGGCCGTTGGAAATACGCAGCGCGAACAGGAGCGCCTGCAAACCGAATTGCAGCTATCGACCTCAATCGAACAGCAGTTAGCCGCAGAACTGGCCGGATTGGAGCAGGAGGTACAGGCTGCGACTGAACGCGTGCGCGCTCATGAAAAGTCTCAACGCGAACTGGCCGGGCTGGTCGAGGAATTGCAAGCAGAAGTAGAGGAGCGCACGCAGGCCTACCGCTACCAGCAGGATGAACTGGGCAAGGCCCGCACTGCCCTGGCATTGAAACGGCAGGAGGCGAAGGCACTGCGCCAGCAACTGGCCACTCAGCAGGCACAGGTGCAGGATCTGAAAACGCAGGTCGAGCAGCGCGTGTCACGTGTCAAACAGGCGGAGGAGCAAAAGCAGGCTTTACAGCAGGCTATCGCGCTGAACCGGGCAGAACTGGAACAGGCTCGCGAGCAGGTTCTGCTGCTGTCAGAAGCGTTACACGTTGCCGAAGAGCAGGCAAATAAGATTGACGAGCAAATCCTGTCTTTGGAACAGGAGTCGTTGCAACTGCGACATACGATGAACGAGCTGGAGGTAGCCTACCGGCGCTGCCTGCTGGAAAGCCAGAAGGCGCGGGACGCCGTTGAGGCCCTGTTGGAGCAATTGCGTGAAGAGATGGGCATCAGTGATCCAGGAGAACTGCCACGCTATACTGCTACTCAAACTGAATCAGGTCTGAATGGCGTAGATAGCCCAGAAGATGATCTAGAAGTTTCTTCTATCGAGGTGGGTGTGCTTTCGGAGGAGGACGAAGCCCAACTGCGAAAACTGCGCAGGCGTGTTGACAATTTGCGCGCCCGGCTCAAGGCTCTTGGAGGCTCCGATCCAGACGCGCCGCAGCAATATGAGGAGACGCGCACACGCTATGAATTTCTTTCGACGCAGATCGCAGATATGGACCAGGCCGCGCAGCATTTGCGCTCAATCATTAGCCAGCTGGATGCAATGATGGCGCGCCAGTTTGAAGTCACCTTCGCTGCCGTCAATGCGCGTTTCCGCGAACACTTCACGACGCTCTTCAACGGTGGTACGGCGCGCCTGGAACTGATCTCTGCGAGAAATGAAGACGAGGATGGCGCGGCCCCAAATGCTATGCCTGCCGGAGTGGAGGTGATAGTGCAGCCACCGGGGAAGAAGGTGCAGGACTTATCGTTGTTATCGGGCGGCGAGCGAGCGCTGGTTTCGGCGGCGCTGCTTTTCGCCTTGCTGGAAATCAATCCGCCGCCGTTCTGCTTGCTGGATGAAGTCGATGCCGCCCTGGACGAATCGAATGTGACGCGCTTCTGTGAGATTTTGAAGCGTCTCGCTCGCAACACGCAGTTTATCGTGATTACGCATAATCGTGTTACTATGATGGAGGCGCAAGTGATCTACGGCGTCTCAATGGGCGGTGATAGCGTATCAAGGCTGATCTCCATGAAGCTGGAAGATGCTGTCGTTGCCGGAGACCGCTAG
- a CDS encoding carboxylesterase/lipase family protein, whose amino-acid sequence MQTVVRTRQGSVQGSVSDGVAAFKGVPYAAPPFGPNRFSPPRPAEPWNGVREALNFGPTAPKAPYFPPFDVLLPEVDIPGEDCLNLNIWTPELGSARLPVMVWIHGGAFLNGSGAWPTYDGTRFAQHGVVCVTINYRLGADGFLYLGDGIANLGMLDQIAALTWVQENIANFGGDPNNVTIFGESAGGMSVGTLMAMPAASGLFRRGIAQSGAAHHAFSPATAKKIGHALAEKLGVEPTLQAIATVPISRLVQAQQQMRVEISANPNPERWGEAAINGVPFLPVIDGESLPTLPIDAIAAGAGANIDVLVGTNADEFRLYVVPQGTIKLVNEQMLRAAIAGYGMPVEETLATYRANRKDATPGELLATIITDWFFRIPAIRMAEVHSQQGTGGTYMYEFAWQSPSFDGRLGACHALDVPFIFDNLDKEGYEGLAGPNPPQQLADAMHTAWIAFASSGTPGWPQYNLEQRATMRFDTTSQVVDDPRSEERVLWEGRR is encoded by the coding sequence ATGCAAACAGTCGTCAGAACCCGCCAGGGAAGCGTACAGGGAAGTGTATCTGATGGAGTAGCAGCATTCAAGGGTGTTCCTTACGCAGCGCCACCTTTTGGCCCCAACCGCTTCTCGCCGCCACGGCCCGCAGAACCATGGAATGGAGTGCGCGAGGCGCTCAACTTTGGCCCGACAGCACCCAAGGCCCCATATTTTCCCCCTTTCGATGTTCTCCTGCCAGAAGTAGATATCCCCGGCGAGGACTGCCTGAACCTCAATATCTGGACACCGGAATTAGGAAGCGCGCGATTGCCGGTGATGGTCTGGATTCATGGCGGCGCCTTCCTTAACGGGTCAGGGGCATGGCCAACATATGATGGCACGCGCTTCGCCCAGCACGGGGTCGTCTGCGTCACCATCAACTATCGCCTGGGAGCCGATGGCTTCCTCTATCTTGGGGATGGCATTGCCAACCTCGGTATGCTCGATCAGATCGCAGCCCTCACCTGGGTGCAGGAAAACATTGCCAACTTCGGCGGTGATCCCAACAACGTCACCATCTTTGGCGAATCGGCTGGCGGGATGAGCGTCGGCACATTGATGGCGATGCCTGCCGCTTCTGGCCTCTTTCGCCGCGGCATCGCTCAGAGCGGAGCAGCTCACCATGCCTTTTCACCTGCCACAGCAAAAAAGATCGGCCACGCGCTGGCTGAGAAGCTGGGCGTTGAACCAACACTCCAGGCTATCGCAACCGTCCCCATCAGCCGCCTTGTTCAAGCCCAGCAGCAAATGAGAGTCGAAATCTCCGCGAATCCCAACCCGGAGCGCTGGGGAGAGGCCGCGATCAACGGCGTACCTTTCCTGCCGGTGATCGATGGAGAGTCGCTGCCAACACTTCCCATCGACGCTATTGCCGCCGGAGCGGGTGCGAACATCGATGTGCTGGTTGGAACCAACGCCGACGAGTTCCGGCTCTATGTGGTTCCTCAAGGAACGATCAAGCTTGTCAATGAGCAGATGCTCCGTGCTGCTATCGCAGGGTATGGAATGCCGGTTGAAGAAACCCTTGCCACCTACCGCGCAAATCGTAAGGACGCCACACCCGGTGAATTGCTTGCCACCATCATCACCGACTGGTTTTTCCGCATCCCGGCCATCCGCATGGCCGAGGTCCACTCTCAACAGGGTACCGGGGGCACCTATATGTACGAGTTCGCCTGGCAATCTCCCTCATTCGATGGGCGCCTGGGTGCATGCCATGCGCTGGATGTTCCTTTCATCTTCGACAATCTGGACAAGGAAGGCTACGAAGGACTGGCAGGACCCAACCCTCCACAGCAGCTCGCCGATGCCATGCATACCGCCTGGATCGCCTTTGCTAGCAGTGGCACTCCCGGCTGGCCGCAATATAACCTGGAGCAACGAGCAACGATGCGCTTCGATACCACTTCACAAGTGGTGGATGATCCACGGTCGGAAGAACGTGTACTTTGGGAGGGCCGGCGCTAA
- a CDS encoding GNAT family N-acetyltransferase — protein MRIRNYRPGDIPTLLHIQQVSAQADGTEAMSEADFEEWLEQPDLAAPMNVFRITDDDEDDPDEWGQAGTLDGLEGETIGYTVLQLRRSQHAYHFLCEGAVLPQHRRRGAGQALLICALNHARMRASEFEFEAQQEGFPIYFEALLPVRDPASEKLAAKFDMQPTDEQALKGMRLYRFKL, from the coding sequence ATGCGCATACGCAATTACAGGCCGGGAGATATTCCGACGCTTTTACATATACAACAGGTTTCCGCCCAGGCTGATGGTACCGAGGCGATGAGCGAGGCCGATTTCGAAGAATGGCTGGAGCAGCCCGATCTTGCTGCACCCATGAATGTGTTCAGGATTACTGACGATGACGAAGATGATCCAGATGAATGGGGGCAGGCGGGAACGCTGGATGGTCTGGAAGGTGAGACAATTGGGTATACTGTGCTGCAATTGCGCCGGAGTCAGCACGCCTATCACTTTCTTTGCGAGGGAGCGGTGTTGCCACAGCACCGGCGTAGAGGCGCCGGACAAGCCCTGCTGATCTGCGCGCTTAATCATGCCCGTATGCGAGCATCAGAATTTGAATTTGAGGCGCAACAGGAGGGCTTTCCTATCTACTTTGAGGCGTTGCTGCCAGTTCGCGATCCTGCATCGGAGAAACTGGCGGCGAAATTCGATATGCAGCCAACCGATGAGCAGGCTTTGAAGGGTATGAGGCTGTATCGTTTCAAATTGTGA
- a CDS encoding helix-turn-helix domain-containing protein: MAKDESDLLTVREVAKQLRVDDTTVRRWIKNGILEAITLPHRGTRQAYRVRRSTLDALLALPEKPAEVSTENK; this comes from the coding sequence GTGGCTAAAGACGAATCAGACCTGTTGACGGTCCGTGAAGTTGCCAAACAATTACGTGTCGATGATACAACGGTACGCCGCTGGATCAAAAATGGTATTCTGGAAGCTATTACCCTTCCGCACCGTGGCACACGCCAGGCCTACCGTGTTCGTCGCTCTACATTAGATGCATTACTTGCTCTACCAGAGAAGCCCGCGGAGGTATCTACAGAGAACAAATAG
- the moaA gene encoding GTP 3',8-cyclase MoaA, whose protein sequence is MEPLVDSYGRRIKSMRISITDKCNFRCTYCMPAEGLPWLKKAEILSYEEIVRITRVAVSIGIEQIRLTGGEPLVRRDVPELVRQLRQIEGLHSLSMTTNGILLKQQAAALAEAGLTRINVSLDSLVREKFAQLTRRDQLDRVLQGLEELEKYPSIHPIKVNAVAIRGFSEDEVLDFARLARRKAYVIRWIEFMPLDADQIWRKEDILTGAELKAIIEAEYGPLVPITSGDPSETARRYTFSDGIGEVGFINPVSEPFCSSCDRIRLTADGQLRTCLFATEETDLRAVIRSDATDEELANVIRKAVWNKELKHYIGDKRFKRANRSMSMIGG, encoded by the coding sequence ATGGAACCGCTCGTCGATAGCTATGGACGCCGTATCAAAAGCATGCGTATCTCAATTACCGATAAATGCAATTTTCGCTGCACGTATTGCATGCCCGCAGAGGGTCTGCCCTGGCTCAAAAAGGCCGAGATTCTCTCCTATGAAGAGATTGTGCGCATCACCAGGGTCGCAGTCAGCATTGGTATAGAGCAGATACGTTTGACCGGCGGCGAACCGCTGGTGCGACGCGATGTTCCTGAACTCGTGCGACAGTTGCGCCAGATCGAAGGTCTACACAGCCTCAGTATGACCACCAATGGCATCCTGCTGAAACAACAGGCAGCTGCACTGGCCGAAGCCGGCCTGACGCGCATCAATGTCAGCCTGGACTCGCTCGTTCGTGAGAAATTCGCGCAGTTGACGCGCCGCGATCAACTCGACCGCGTCCTGCAAGGATTGGAAGAACTCGAAAAATATCCCTCTATTCATCCGATTAAAGTGAATGCTGTCGCCATTCGCGGATTTAGTGAAGATGAGGTGCTCGATTTCGCGCGCCTGGCACGGCGCAAAGCGTATGTCATACGCTGGATCGAATTTATGCCGCTCGATGCCGACCAGATCTGGCGCAAGGAAGATATCCTGACCGGTGCTGAACTGAAAGCCATCATCGAAGCTGAGTATGGCCCGCTCGTTCCCATCACTTCAGGTGATCCATCCGAAACAGCGCGCCGCTATACTTTTAGCGACGGCATTGGCGAAGTCGGCTTCATCAATCCTGTCAGCGAGCCATTTTGTTCATCGTGCGACCGCATTCGCCTGACTGCCGATGGTCAACTCCGTACCTGCCTCTTTGCCACCGAAGAAACCGACCTGCGGGCAGTAATCCGCTCAGATGCTACGGACGAAGAGCTTGCCAACGTCATACGCAAGGCCGTTTGGAACAAAGAACTGAAGCACTATATTGGTGATAAGCGTTTCAAACGTGCCAACCGAAGTATGTCGATGATTGGCGGATAG
- a CDS encoding LLM class F420-dependent oxidoreductase, whose product MKFGVFLPISGRATGPDTLMQAAQSAEEQGFDAIWSADRVVTPWHISTSYPYSENHEFIVPPDRPFLDSLTCLAFLAGCTQKITLGISVLVLPYRHPLYWTRVAVSIEQLSKGRLIMGIGVGWMEEEFAALGVSFKDRGRMTDEQLQILSRLWAEEHITFQGQFYNFQDLAFYPKPIQKPRIPIWVGGEGISAQRRAAKYGDAWFPYYVQITPSELKAGYDNVQRLAIEAGRDPQQVGLACCRPIEVTREPAPQDESHLRGTPEQLVEALQAYREIGVDHLALQFMVPRWPDRMEQIERFAREVMPLLRD is encoded by the coding sequence GTGAAGTTTGGCGTATTTCTTCCTATTTCGGGCAGAGCAACGGGGCCGGATACCCTGATGCAGGCAGCACAGAGCGCCGAGGAGCAGGGATTTGACGCCATCTGGTCGGCAGATCGCGTCGTCACGCCCTGGCATATTTCCACTTCTTACCCATACAGCGAGAACCACGAATTTATCGTCCCACCCGACCGTCCATTCCTGGATTCGCTCACATGCCTGGCATTTCTGGCCGGCTGCACGCAGAAGATAACCCTGGGCATCAGCGTCCTCGTTCTGCCCTATCGTCATCCCCTGTACTGGACGCGCGTAGCCGTTTCCATTGAGCAACTTTCAAAGGGCCGTCTCATTATGGGCATTGGCGTAGGCTGGATGGAAGAGGAATTTGCCGCCCTGGGCGTATCGTTCAAGGACCGGGGGCGTATGACCGACGAACAACTTCAGATTCTTTCGCGGCTGTGGGCAGAAGAGCATATAACTTTCCAGGGCCAGTTCTACAATTTTCAGGACCTGGCTTTCTATCCCAAACCTATCCAGAAGCCGCGCATTCCTATCTGGGTCGGAGGCGAAGGAATCAGCGCCCAACGCCGCGCAGCAAAATACGGCGATGCATGGTTTCCCTACTATGTACAGATCACACCCTCGGAACTCAAGGCTGGTTATGACAATGTCCAGCGCCTGGCTATCGAAGCTGGACGCGACCCGCAACAGGTGGGGCTGGCATGCTGCCGCCCGATTGAGGTGACGCGCGAACCGGCGCCACAGGATGAGAGCCACCTGCGCGGCACCCCTGAACAACTGGTGGAAGCTCTTCAGGCCTATCGCGAAATTGGTGTCGATCACCTGGCGCTCCAATTCATGGTCCCACGTTGGCCAGATCGTATGGAGCAGATCGAACGTTTTGCGCGAGAAGTTATGCCGCTCCTACGGGATTGA
- a CDS encoding TIM barrel protein: protein MSVRDNCQLRSFWHGIISLRLSWLWQGKVVRHVHLKDHDGHFGLREGLNYLHPGEGQIDFRRFVQQLKAAGYDGALSLEARAIDSEGQVDVERIQASLQFMRQLIG from the coding sequence GTGAGCGTTCGTGACAATTGTCAATTACGGAGTTTCTGGCATGGCATAATCAGCTTGAGGCTGTCCTGGCTCTGGCAGGGAAAGGTAGTACGCCATGTGCATCTAAAAGACCACGACGGTCATTTCGGTCTGAGGGAGGGATTGAACTATCTGCACCCGGGTGAAGGACAGATCGATTTTCGACGCTTTGTACAGCAGTTGAAAGCGGCAGGTTATGATGGCGCTTTGAGTCTGGAAGCGCGAGCAATCGATTCCGAAGGGCAGGTCGATGTTGAACGCATCCAGGCGAGTCTGCAATTTATGAGGCAATTGATTGGTTGA